One window from the genome of Pseudomonas sp. L5B5 encodes:
- a CDS encoding TonB-dependent receptor plug domain-containing protein has translation MPAGPSPLRLSLLLGTLFGHSVLADDLFVDNAALPQVLTATRLKQSPAAVPGSMTVLDSELIKASGARDISELLRLVPGMMVGAISGNQATVNYHGTNASEARRMQVLIDGRSVYRAGLATVDWSDIPVAMEDIERIEVFRGPNTVSYGANALMAVVNIITRSPATSHGTRVKVTRGQRGIADWYASQGIGWDGGDLRLSLSGQQDDGFDERLDGSDYRDSRRLNRISLSVSQMLDERQSIDWQFNAKEGSNQRPYTYKPVFSGISQNGYNSDVIAKDYAGSLRWNLDLDPGHSLYVQGSAQHWDRQQTWRACDAALSFSPELTRLWQLNPNYTERLARNIASYSKAPAGSPDEEALAGKVLEQWNKEGGSKPVCGNIDQSARETRYDLEIQDTLSLADNLRLVSGMNYRYDRADSETYFNGVLDDTTWRLFGQLEWRASEHWLVQGGAMYEDTELGGHSLTPRIAVNYLITPRHGLRAVYSEAIRSPDMFENNVNWSYRVTGLSAPVYGQDGAQYFVRTRGPGNLDQERMRSRELGYNGYFVDQALNLDIKLFYDEISQMVSEPLRNNQYVASNSNSARFTGSESQLDWHLSRADRLRLTYAYVHARASNPLDQRLSASNSGSAGWLRNWGQGWSSALFYYGDNALNGYRFQRVDTRVAKRLPLGKASLELAGTLQQRLDHEPTTFADNRYDSRHTLYFSAELEF, from the coding sequence GTGCCCGCTGGTCCCTCTCCCCTTCGCCTGTCACTGCTGCTGGGCACGCTGTTCGGCCATTCAGTGCTGGCCGACGACCTGTTCGTGGACAACGCAGCGTTGCCCCAGGTGTTGACCGCGACCCGGCTGAAACAATCTCCCGCCGCAGTGCCGGGCAGCATGACCGTGCTCGACAGCGAGCTGATCAAGGCCAGCGGTGCACGGGACATCAGCGAGCTGCTGCGCCTGGTACCGGGGATGATGGTTGGCGCCATCAGCGGCAACCAGGCCACGGTCAACTACCACGGCACCAATGCCAGCGAAGCCCGGCGCATGCAGGTGCTGATCGACGGCCGGTCGGTGTACCGCGCCGGGCTGGCCACCGTGGACTGGAGCGACATCCCGGTGGCCATGGAGGACATCGAGCGCATCGAGGTGTTCCGCGGCCCCAATACCGTCAGCTACGGCGCCAATGCATTGATGGCCGTGGTCAATATCATTACTCGCTCGCCGGCCACCAGCCATGGCACGCGCGTCAAGGTGACCCGCGGCCAGCGTGGCATCGCCGACTGGTACGCCAGCCAGGGCATCGGCTGGGACGGCGGCGACCTGCGCCTGTCGCTCTCGGGACAGCAGGACGACGGTTTCGACGAGCGCCTGGACGGTTCGGACTATCGCGACAGCCGGCGCCTGAATCGCATCAGCCTCTCGGTCAGCCAGATGCTCGACGAACGCCAGAGCATCGATTGGCAGTTCAATGCCAAGGAAGGCAGCAACCAGCGGCCATATACCTACAAGCCGGTGTTCTCGGGCATCAGCCAGAACGGCTACAACTCCGACGTGATCGCCAAGGACTACGCCGGCTCCCTGCGCTGGAACCTGGACCTGGACCCGGGACACAGCCTCTATGTACAGGGCTCGGCCCAGCACTGGGACCGGCAGCAGACCTGGAGAGCCTGCGATGCGGCCCTGTCCTTCAGCCCCGAGCTGACTCGCCTGTGGCAGCTCAACCCGAACTACACCGAGCGCCTGGCACGCAACATCGCCAGTTATTCGAAGGCACCGGCCGGTTCCCCGGACGAAGAAGCACTGGCGGGGAAAGTCCTTGAGCAATGGAACAAGGAAGGTGGGAGCAAGCCCGTCTGCGGCAATATCGACCAGAGCGCCCGGGAAACTCGCTACGACCTGGAAATACAGGACACCCTGAGCCTGGCCGACAATCTGCGGCTGGTCAGCGGCATGAACTATCGTTACGACCGCGCCGACTCCGAGACCTACTTCAACGGCGTGCTGGACGACACCACCTGGCGCCTGTTCGGCCAGCTGGAGTGGCGGGCCAGCGAACACTGGCTGGTCCAGGGCGGTGCCATGTACGAGGACACAGAGCTGGGCGGCCACTCCCTGACCCCGCGAATCGCGGTCAACTACCTGATCACCCCCCGCCACGGGCTGCGAGCGGTGTACTCGGAGGCTATCCGGTCACCAGACATGTTCGAGAACAACGTCAACTGGAGCTACCGGGTCACCGGCCTGAGCGCCCCGGTCTACGGCCAGGATGGCGCCCAGTACTTCGTCAGGACCCGTGGTCCCGGCAACCTCGACCAGGAGCGCATGCGCTCACGCGAGCTGGGCTACAACGGCTATTTCGTCGACCAGGCGCTGAACCTCGACATCAAGCTGTTCTATGACGAAATCAGCCAGATGGTCAGCGAGCCACTGCGCAACAACCAGTACGTGGCCAGCAACAGCAACTCGGCGCGCTTCACCGGCAGCGAAAGCCAGCTGGACTGGCACCTGAGCCGCGCCGATCGCCTGCGCCTGACCTACGCCTACGTCCATGCCCGGGCCAGCAATCCCCTGGACCAGCGCTTGAGCGCCAGCAACAGCGGTTCGGCCGGCTGGCTGCGCAACTGGGGCCAGGGCTGGTCGAGCGCGCTCTTCTACTATGGGGACAACGCCCTCAACGGCTATCGCTTCCAGCGGGTCGATACCCGCGTCGCCAAGCGCCTGCCCCTGGGCAAGGCCAGCCTGGAACTGGCGGGCACCCTGCAACAACGGCTCGACCATGAGCCCACCACGTTCGCCGACAACCGCTACGACTCACGGCACACGCTCTATTTCAGCGCGGAGCTGGAGTTCTAG
- a CDS encoding ABC transporter substrate-binding protein, whose amino-acid sequence MASSRKGVGRLGWGLLLLGLLLCAPLRAADILLTANEDNEGVRNFTRDLADLRPRDQVRFVPLGQLPAPGQLPATTRLVLLDPQSLDWRLQEPQGPATLVLRISRLQAAQRLPGTPQPRLSLLWSDPPMARQLRLIRSVLPQVRRVGVLYSQDSRFLLDEVREAARSLGLEIVAEPWDSTGDSRPLHEVLRDSEVLLGLDDPSLYNPRTVKNLLLSSYARQQALIGPNAGFVRAGSLASTYSDQQDWLQTLDQLLDQPVARWPRTLYPTAFKVLSNPQVARSLGIEEIDPEAVARQLSEGEKRP is encoded by the coding sequence ATGGCCAGTTCCCGCAAGGGCGTGGGTCGACTCGGCTGGGGCCTGCTCCTGCTGGGACTGCTGCTGTGCGCGCCATTGCGGGCGGCCGACATCCTCCTGACCGCCAACGAAGACAACGAAGGGGTGCGCAACTTCACCCGAGACCTGGCCGACTTGCGCCCCCGGGACCAAGTGCGCTTCGTGCCCCTGGGGCAACTGCCCGCGCCAGGCCAACTGCCCGCGACCACCCGCCTGGTGCTGCTGGACCCGCAGAGTCTCGACTGGCGCCTGCAAGAACCACAAGGCCCGGCGACCCTGGTGTTGCGCATCAGTCGCCTGCAGGCCGCCCAGCGCCTGCCGGGCACACCACAGCCCAGGCTCAGCCTGTTGTGGAGCGATCCACCGATGGCGCGCCAGCTGCGCCTGATCCGCAGCGTCCTGCCCCAGGTCCGCCGCGTGGGCGTGCTGTACAGCCAGGACAGCCGCTTCCTGCTCGATGAAGTGCGTGAAGCGGCGCGCTCCCTGGGCCTGGAGATCGTCGCCGAGCCCTGGGACAGCACCGGTGACAGCCGCCCGTTGCATGAGGTGCTGCGCGACAGCGAAGTCCTGCTGGGGCTGGACGACCCCAGCCTGTACAACCCCAGGACCGTCAAGAACCTGCTGCTCAGCAGCTACGCCCGGCAACAGGCCCTGATCGGGCCCAACGCCGGGTTCGTCAGGGCCGGCAGCCTGGCCAGCACCTACAGCGACCAGCAGGACTGGCTGCAGACTCTCGACCAGCTGCTCGACCAGCCTGTGGCCCGCTGGCCGCGCACGCTGTACCCGACAGCCTTCAAAGTACTGAGCAATCCACAGGTGGCACGCTCCCTGGGCATCGAGGAAATCGACCCCGAGGCCGTTGCGCGCCAGTTGAGCGAAGGAGAGAAACGCCCATGA
- a CDS encoding ATP-binding protein: MTLRRRWDIHARTQLISLGPALLLTLLLISFFTFVRIQDLHQEQDHTGQLIANQLAPATEYGLISGNNEGLESLLQATLTTPHVHFVEVQDSANNILVYVEQPSASRDHAQQIKVFQAPVRLQRIQVHNDFLQEAPGSLASQGDGYLGRVIVGMSNDAFSQRQQEIVLKAGILALFALLFTYLLARRLAAGLAQPISAMSNAVKAIQEGDFKTPLPIVDDGELGNLARHINNLAAGLELASREQQQAMSQLIQTREEAERANKAKSDFLAMMSHELRTPMNGVLGMLQLLETTEMTREQSEYAALASESTEHLLKVINDILDFSRIERSALELEHIPFNLSELIGSSAQAFQHTALQRGLDLRLRIPPGMESLQVKGDPTRIRQILVNLIGNALKFTEQGSVTVESQWQTLDHELLWFTCSVRDSGIGINPASLESMFDAFQQADSSISRRYGGTGLGLPIARTLAERMGGTLRAQSEEGHGSVFTLEIPLALFQQSLPVLAPRVSTTAHQGEGRNVLLVEDNPVNQTVIQAMLRSLGFSVSIVTDGVQAVRSAESLIFEAILMDCRLPLVDGYEATRQIRQLPGCADLPIIALTANALQGDREACLAAGMNDYLAKPFKRADLQQILQRWVQ, translated from the coding sequence ATGACATTGCGTCGCCGTTGGGACATCCACGCCCGCACCCAGCTCATCAGCCTCGGTCCTGCCTTGCTCCTGACGCTGTTGCTGATCAGCTTCTTCACCTTCGTGCGCATCCAAGACTTGCACCAGGAGCAGGATCACACCGGCCAACTGATCGCCAACCAGCTGGCCCCCGCCACCGAGTACGGCTTGATCTCCGGCAACAACGAAGGACTGGAAAGCCTGCTGCAGGCGACGCTGACCACGCCCCACGTGCATTTTGTCGAAGTGCAGGACAGCGCCAACAACATCCTGGTGTATGTCGAACAACCCTCGGCCAGCCGCGATCATGCGCAGCAGATCAAGGTGTTCCAGGCCCCGGTGCGGCTGCAGCGCATCCAGGTGCACAACGACTTCCTGCAGGAGGCACCGGGCAGCCTGGCCAGCCAGGGCGACGGCTACCTGGGGCGGGTGATCGTCGGCATGTCCAACGATGCCTTCAGCCAGCGCCAGCAGGAAATCGTCCTCAAGGCCGGCATCCTCGCCCTGTTCGCCCTGCTCTTCACCTACCTGCTGGCCCGACGCCTGGCCGCCGGCCTGGCCCAACCGATCAGCGCCATGAGCAACGCGGTCAAGGCGATCCAGGAGGGCGATTTCAAGACGCCACTGCCCATCGTCGATGACGGCGAACTGGGCAACCTGGCCCGGCATATCAACAACCTCGCGGCCGGCCTCGAACTGGCCAGCCGCGAGCAGCAGCAGGCCATGTCGCAACTGATCCAGACCCGGGAAGAGGCGGAACGGGCGAACAAGGCCAAGTCGGACTTTCTGGCGATGATGAGCCACGAACTGCGCACCCCGATGAATGGCGTGCTGGGCATGCTGCAGTTGCTGGAAACCACCGAGATGACCCGCGAACAGAGCGAGTACGCCGCGCTGGCTTCGGAGTCCACCGAACACCTGCTCAAGGTGATCAACGACATCCTCGATTTCTCCCGCATCGAACGTTCGGCCCTGGAGCTGGAACACATCCCGTTCAACCTGTCCGAACTGATCGGCAGCTCGGCCCAGGCCTTCCAGCACACCGCCCTGCAGCGCGGCCTGGACCTGAGGCTGCGGATTCCGCCAGGGATGGAGTCGCTGCAGGTCAAGGGCGACCCGACACGGATCCGCCAGATCCTGGTCAACCTGATCGGCAACGCGCTGAAGTTCACCGAGCAAGGCAGCGTCACCGTCGAGTCGCAGTGGCAGACCCTGGATCATGAGCTGCTGTGGTTCACCTGCTCGGTGCGCGACAGCGGCATCGGCATCAATCCGGCGAGCCTGGAATCGATGTTCGACGCCTTCCAGCAGGCCGACAGCTCGATTTCCCGGCGCTATGGCGGCACCGGGCTGGGCTTGCCCATCGCTCGGACCCTGGCCGAGCGCATGGGCGGCACCCTGCGCGCCCAAAGCGAGGAAGGCCACGGATCGGTATTCACCCTGGAGATCCCGCTGGCGTTGTTCCAACAGAGCCTGCCGGTGCTCGCCCCGCGGGTCAGCACGACGGCGCATCAGGGCGAAGGCCGCAACGTGCTGCTGGTGGAGGACAATCCGGTGAACCAGACCGTGATCCAGGCCATGCTGCGCAGCCTGGGCTTCAGCGTGAGCATCGTGACCGATGGCGTCCAGGCGGTGCGCAGCGCCGAAAGCCTGATTTTCGAAGCGATCCTGATGGATTGCCGGTTGCCGCTGGTCGACGGCTACGAAGCCACCCGACAGATCCGGCAATTGCCCGGTTGTGCCGATCTGCCCATCATCGCGCTGACCGCCAACGCCTTGCAGGGCGACCGTGAAGCCTGTCTCGCGGCGGGCATGAACGACTATCTGGCGAAACCTTTCAAGCGGGCGGATCTGCAGCAAATTCTCCAACGTTGGGTGCAGTAG
- the fabA gene encoding 3-hydroxyacyl-[acyl-carrier-protein] dehydratase FabA → MTKQNAFTREDLLRCSRGELFGPGNAQLPAGNMLMIDRITHISGEGGKYGKGELVAELDITPDLWFFACHFEGDPVMPGCLGLDAMWQLVGFYLGWQGLPGRGRALGSGEVKFFGQVLPTAKKVTYNIHIKRVLKGKLNLAIADGSVSVDGKEIYTAEGLRVGVFTSTDNF, encoded by the coding sequence ATGACCAAACAAAACGCCTTTACTCGGGAAGACCTGCTGCGCTGCAGTCGCGGTGAGCTGTTCGGCCCAGGTAATGCGCAACTGCCCGCCGGTAACATGCTGATGATCGATCGCATCACCCATATCAGCGGCGAAGGCGGCAAGTACGGCAAAGGTGAGTTGGTCGCCGAGCTGGATATCACTCCAGACCTGTGGTTTTTCGCCTGCCACTTCGAAGGCGATCCGGTCATGCCAGGTTGCCTGGGCCTGGATGCCATGTGGCAGCTGGTGGGTTTCTACCTGGGCTGGCAAGGCCTGCCAGGCCGCGGCCGTGCACTGGGTTCGGGAGAAGTCAAATTCTTCGGCCAGGTCCTGCCAACGGCCAAGAAGGTCACCTACAACATTCATATCAAGCGCGTCCTGAAGGGCAAGCTGAACCTGGCCATCGCCGATGGTTCGGTCAGCGTCGACGGCAAGGAAATCTACACTGCCGAAGGCCTGCGGGTCGGCGTGTTCACCTCCACTGACAATTTTTAA
- the fabB gene encoding beta-ketoacyl-ACP synthase I has protein sequence MRRVVITGLGIVSCLGNDKETVSANLRASRPGIRFNPEYAEMGLRSQVSGSIDLNLEELIDRKIYRFVGHAAAYAYLAMKDAIADSGLTEEQVSNPRTGLIAGSGGASTLNQMEALDILREKGVKRVGPYRVTRTMSSTVSACLATPFKIKGLNYSIASACATSAHCIGTAMEQIQMGKQDIVFAGGGEEEHWTQSFLFDAMGALSTQYNETPEKASRAYDAKRDGFVIAGGGGMVVVEELEHALARGAKIYAEIVGYGATSDGYDMVAPSGEGAIRCMQMAMSTVDTPIDYLNTHGTSTPVGDVAEMKGVREVFADKAPAISSTKSLSGHSLGAAGVHEAIYCMLMMEGNFMAGSANVDELDPEVADMPILTKTREDATINTVMSNSFGFGGTNATLVLKRWQGK, from the coding sequence ATGCGCCGCGTCGTTATCACTGGTCTGGGCATCGTTTCGTGCCTGGGCAATGACAAAGAGACCGTCTCCGCTAACCTGCGTGCAAGTCGCCCTGGCATCCGCTTCAACCCGGAATATGCCGAAATGGGTCTGCGTAGCCAGGTTTCCGGCTCCATCGACCTGAACCTCGAAGAACTGATCGATCGCAAGATCTATCGTTTCGTCGGCCACGCGGCAGCTTATGCGTACCTGGCGATGAAAGACGCCATTGCCGACTCCGGCCTGACCGAAGAGCAAGTGTCCAACCCGCGTACCGGCCTGATCGCCGGCTCCGGCGGTGCCTCGACCCTGAACCAGATGGAAGCGCTGGACATCCTGCGCGAGAAAGGCGTGAAGCGTGTTGGCCCGTACCGCGTCACCCGGACCATGAGCAGCACTGTTTCCGCCTGCCTGGCCACCCCGTTCAAGATCAAGGGCCTGAACTACTCCATCGCGTCGGCCTGCGCCACTAGCGCCCACTGCATCGGGACTGCCATGGAGCAGATCCAGATGGGCAAGCAGGACATCGTCTTCGCTGGCGGCGGTGAAGAAGAACACTGGACCCAGTCGTTCCTGTTCGACGCCATGGGCGCCCTGTCCACCCAGTACAACGAAACTCCGGAAAAGGCCTCCCGCGCCTATGACGCCAAGCGTGACGGCTTCGTCATCGCCGGCGGTGGCGGTATGGTGGTGGTCGAGGAGCTGGAACACGCCCTGGCCCGTGGCGCCAAGATCTACGCGGAAATCGTCGGCTACGGCGCCACTTCCGATGGCTACGACATGGTGGCTCCAAGTGGCGAAGGCGCGATCCGCTGCATGCAGATGGCCATGTCCACCGTCGACACCCCGATCGACTACCTGAACACCCACGGCACTTCGACGCCGGTTGGCGACGTCGCCGAAATGAAAGGCGTACGTGAAGTGTTTGCCGACAAGGCGCCGGCCATCAGCTCCACCAAGAGCCTGTCGGGTCACTCCCTGGGCGCCGCCGGCGTTCACGAAGCGATCTACTGCATGCTGATGATGGAAGGCAACTTCATGGCCGGCTCGGCCAACGTCGACGAACTGGATCCGGAAGTGGCCGACATGCCGATCCTGACCAAGACCCGCGAAGACGCCACCATCAACACCGTGATGAGCAACAGCTTCGGCTTCGGTGGCACCAACGCCACCCTGGTGCTGAAGCGCTGGCAGGGCAAGTAA
- a CDS encoding methyl-accepting chemotaxis protein, giving the protein MQHSLRETIKRISDSSSQLASASEELSSVTEDATRGLHQQSQEIEQAATAVNQMTAAVEEVASNAVATSQASRESDRIAQHGREQVQQTVLSIESLAQDVTANAGQVEDLAQKVYGISKVLEVIRAIAEQTNLLALNAAIEAARAGDAGRGFAVVADEVRALAHRTQQSTQEIEQMIGGIQQGTDQAVNAMQQSNTRARSTLEVAKAAGQALEEIASAFTEINERNIVIASASEQQAAVAREVDRNLMNIRDLAHQTSAGANQTSAASQELSRLAVDLNTMVARFSV; this is encoded by the coding sequence ATGCAGCACAGCCTACGGGAAACCATCAAGCGGATTTCCGATTCCTCCAGCCAGTTGGCCTCGGCCTCGGAAGAACTCAGCAGCGTCACCGAGGATGCGACCCGCGGCCTGCATCAGCAGAGCCAGGAAATCGAGCAGGCGGCCACGGCGGTGAACCAGATGACGGCGGCGGTGGAGGAGGTGGCCAGCAATGCCGTGGCCACGTCCCAGGCTTCCCGGGAGTCCGACCGGATCGCCCAGCATGGGCGCGAGCAGGTGCAGCAGACGGTGCTGTCCATCGAGTCGCTGGCACAGGATGTGACCGCCAATGCTGGCCAGGTCGAAGACCTGGCGCAGAAAGTCTATGGCATCAGCAAGGTATTGGAAGTGATCCGCGCCATCGCCGAGCAGACCAATCTCCTGGCCCTGAACGCAGCCATCGAGGCGGCGCGGGCAGGGGATGCCGGGCGTGGTTTTGCCGTGGTGGCCGATGAAGTAAGGGCACTGGCCCACCGGACCCAGCAGTCGACCCAGGAGATCGAGCAGATGATCGGTGGAATCCAGCAGGGCACCGACCAGGCGGTAAACGCCATGCAGCAGAGCAATACCCGTGCTCGCTCGACCCTGGAGGTGGCCAAGGCGGCCGGCCAGGCCCTTGAGGAGATTGCCTCGGCATTCACCGAGATCAACGAGCGCAACATAGTCATTGCGAGCGCCTCGGAGCAGCAGGCGGCGGTGGCGCGAGAGGTGGACCGCAACCTGATGAACATCCGCGACCTGGCCCACCAGACCTCGGCGGGCGCCAACCAGACCAGCGCCGCCAGCCAGGAACTGTCGCGCCTGGCGGTGGACCTGAACACCATGGTGGCGCGTTTCTCGGTGTAG
- a CDS encoding DUF3859 domain-containing protein, with the protein MHLTRSSVLAALMIFSGLACAEVRVEGAVEYGLFEGPKAELQSGERILRRSNEKIQQTSVVPARLGTKFGMRYQLQGKVADGQPLTLLYLTPGIRTPDGVRHDKLEVTQKLVPNAPQDVMAYEFTENHEIVPGEWHFMVFQGDRLLAEQRFSVR; encoded by the coding sequence ATGCATCTCACTCGTTCAAGCGTCCTGGCGGCGCTGATGATCTTCAGCGGCCTGGCCTGCGCCGAGGTCCGCGTCGAAGGCGCCGTGGAGTACGGCTTGTTCGAAGGACCCAAGGCCGAGCTGCAGTCCGGGGAGCGGATACTGCGCCGCAGCAACGAGAAGATCCAGCAGACCTCCGTGGTGCCGGCCAGGCTGGGCACCAAGTTCGGCATGCGCTACCAGTTGCAGGGCAAGGTTGCCGATGGCCAGCCCCTGACCCTGTTGTACCTGACACCCGGCATCCGCACGCCGGACGGGGTGCGCCATGACAAACTCGAGGTCACCCAGAAACTGGTGCCCAATGCGCCCCAGGATGTGATGGCCTACGAATTCACCGAAAACCATGAAATCGTCCCGGGTGAATGGCACTTCATGGTGTTCCAGGGCGACCGTTTGTTGGCAGAACAGCGATTTTCCGTGCGCTGA
- a CDS encoding amidohydrolase family protein — MWICALLPLATAQARDYVYSDAHLHYVDFFQETQGMPALLKAMADNRIEQVMISGIPVAKKWHEDEPKRPRYYAGDDAGAYWYSATDVLVAAAVKQLPVEQRRRLHPFLSGFNPNDKNAAAHVRRMLELDPGLWQGIGEVFTRHDDLTALIDGDTPRANNEALAKVYRLAAEHDLPVMLHSNITSKRERNPLYLAEIEEPLAQHPQTRFIWAHAGTSAEIHRHQEHLGFLLPTLERLLERYPNLYIDLSWSLLTPYLLDEQGTARPEWLHLVERFPERFMLGSDVVGRFDKLGQELHGFDGFLDALPEEVARKVARDNFLAILPASR; from the coding sequence TTGTGGATCTGCGCGCTGCTGCCCCTGGCGACGGCCCAGGCTCGGGACTACGTCTACAGCGATGCGCACCTGCACTACGTCGACTTCTTCCAGGAAACCCAGGGCATGCCTGCGTTGCTCAAGGCCATGGCCGACAACCGGATCGAGCAGGTGATGATCTCCGGGATTCCGGTGGCCAAGAAATGGCATGAGGACGAACCCAAGCGCCCACGCTACTACGCAGGTGACGATGCCGGTGCCTATTGGTACAGCGCCACCGATGTACTGGTGGCCGCTGCGGTGAAGCAACTGCCGGTCGAGCAGCGTCGGCGTCTGCATCCGTTCCTGTCGGGGTTCAATCCCAATGACAAGAATGCCGCGGCCCACGTCCGGCGCATGCTCGAGCTCGATCCGGGGCTCTGGCAGGGCATCGGCGAGGTTTTCACCCGCCACGACGACCTCACCGCGCTGATCGATGGCGACACGCCACGGGCCAACAACGAGGCCCTGGCCAAGGTCTACCGCCTGGCCGCAGAGCACGATCTGCCGGTAATGCTGCACTCGAACATCACCTCCAAGCGTGAGCGCAACCCTCTGTACCTGGCGGAAATCGAAGAGCCCCTGGCTCAGCATCCGCAGACGCGTTTCATCTGGGCCCATGCCGGCACCAGCGCCGAGATCCATCGCCACCAGGAGCACCTGGGGTTCTTGCTGCCCACCCTGGAGCGCTTGCTGGAGCGTTATCCCAATCTCTACATCGATTTGTCCTGGAGCCTACTCACCCCTTATCTGCTGGACGAGCAAGGCACGGCTCGCCCTGAGTGGCTGCACCTGGTGGAGCGCTTTCCAGAGCGGTTCATGCTGGGTTCGGACGTGGTCGGTCGCTTCGACAAGCTGGGGCAAGAACTGCACGGCTTCGATGGGTTCCTCGATGCCCTGCCAGAGGAGGTGGCTCGCAAGGTAGCCCGTGACAACTTCCTGGCCATTCTCCCGGCCTCACGCTGA
- a CDS encoding OsmC family protein — translation MTITVNTESSEGYRHSIQVDEDHHFFTDLPKSAGGEGTAPEPHDYFDAALGACKALTLKLYAQKKNIPLTGVTVEIKHDNSEESKGKYALHVKLTLKGVLTDDQRDELHRVADRCPIHKLMTTSEVSIETHLSEGAFSQ, via the coding sequence ATGACCATTACCGTCAACACCGAGTCCAGCGAAGGTTACCGCCACAGTATCCAGGTGGACGAGGACCACCACTTCTTCACCGACCTGCCCAAATCCGCAGGCGGCGAAGGCACCGCCCCCGAACCCCACGATTACTTCGACGCCGCCCTGGGGGCATGCAAGGCCCTGACCCTCAAGCTCTACGCACAGAAGAAGAACATCCCGCTCACCGGGGTCACGGTGGAAATCAAGCATGACAACAGCGAGGAGTCCAAGGGCAAGTACGCCCTGCACGTGAAGCTGACCCTCAAGGGTGTGCTCACCGACGATCAGCGCGATGAGTTGCACCGGGTGGCCGACCGTTGCCCGATCCACAAGCTGATGACCACCAGCGAAGTCAGCATCGAGACCCACCTCTCCGAAGGCGCCTTCAGTCAGTAG
- a CDS encoding pirin family protein has translation MNSPLVIRPRAEDVEGQPILRPLPSAQCRSVGPFVFFDHMLETRYAAGKGMNIRQHPHIGLSTLTYLFAGQIQHKDSLGSDQIVEAGDVSWMTAGSAIAHVERTPAPLLAQGFEMHGLQVWLASPREHEQGPGHYSHHPASSLPVSDNLGVSIRMIAGSGFCLASPVPVLSPTLYAELRLQTATSLLIPTEHQQRALYVLDGEAQLDGEPLPAHSLVVLPEGENATLFAQSECHAVLIGGAPLDGPRRVNWNFVASDPALIDEARRRWTAGDWPQVPGESERIELPQARR, from the coding sequence ATGAACTCCCCCCTCGTGATCCGTCCCCGTGCCGAGGACGTTGAAGGCCAGCCCATTCTGCGTCCCCTGCCGTCGGCCCAGTGCCGCAGCGTCGGGCCCTTCGTGTTCTTCGACCACATGCTGGAAACCCGCTACGCCGCGGGCAAAGGCATGAACATCCGCCAGCATCCGCATATCGGCCTGTCCACCCTGACCTACCTGTTCGCCGGACAGATCCAGCACAAGGACAGCCTGGGCTCGGATCAGATCGTCGAGGCCGGGGATGTCAGCTGGATGACCGCCGGTAGCGCGATCGCCCATGTCGAGCGCACACCAGCGCCCTTGCTGGCCCAGGGTTTCGAGATGCATGGCCTGCAGGTCTGGCTGGCCTCGCCCAGGGAACACGAGCAAGGCCCGGGGCATTACAGCCACCACCCGGCCAGCAGCCTGCCGGTCAGCGACAACCTTGGCGTGAGCATTCGCATGATCGCCGGTAGTGGCTTCTGCCTGGCATCACCAGTGCCAGTGCTCTCCCCGACCCTGTATGCCGAGCTGCGGCTGCAGACCGCCACCAGCCTGCTGATTCCCACCGAGCATCAGCAACGGGCCCTGTATGTGCTGGATGGAGAAGCACAACTGGACGGCGAGCCATTGCCCGCGCACTCGCTGGTGGTATTGCCGGAAGGGGAAAACGCCACGCTGTTCGCCCAGAGCGAGTGCCACGCGGTACTGATCGGCGGTGCGCCCCTGGATGGGCCACGGCGGGTCAACTGGAACTTCGTCGCCAGCGATCCTGCCCTGATCGACGAGGCGCGCCGGCGCTGGACTGCCGGAGACTGGCCGCAGGTGCCGGGCGAGAGCGAACGCATCGAACTGCCACAGGCCCGTCGCTGA